From Litorilinea aerophila, the proteins below share one genomic window:
- a CDS encoding sensor histidine kinase, with amino-acid sequence MIEQSWNPTQPDPSPAEAAPPWSGWGLRLARTAWPILALTVAGLWLWSVRLWAAGQTTVSSNFLDVPYGVVMPLGYFAVAVLLVVRKPDDPMAILTSLTLVFLGPYLLTGVNVTVSQQPGWEVLARLLLIVGGILFFLFLFTFPDGRFLNRWMQRLTLFLAGVYALGMLLSAEAYGSFSAAFIPAAMLLGLGVQVYRYLRRSSPAQRQQTKWVVLGAVGPVLLVVNWVLLIEPGVYALPAEPLPFYLHQSVLAALGLLLPATLAISILRYRLWDIDLLLGRTLVYGALTAAVVAIYGLVVGGVGALVQTQDNRLLALIATGVAAVLFQPLRERLQRGVNRLLYGQRDEPLAVLARLGQRLEDALAPEQALPALVETIAQALKLPYVALATGQDEAQGMAAAYGRPTPHARSFPLVHQGATVGFLWAAPRAAGESFTPTEEALLRNAARQASAAVHALQLTADLQQARQQVIAGREEERRRLRRDLHDGLGPSLAAQLLKIGSARALLADRPEVAAQLLAQMEADTEGALVEVRRIVYALRPPALDQWGLAGALRVFAESYAGEALAVQVETPSSLPPLPAAVEVAAYHIGREALTNVVRHAQAQRCTLRLWVEDDRLHLTVQDDGRGMAGAARSGVGLASMRERAEELGGTLIVQGAPGRGILVTAVLPLNSGKER; translated from the coding sequence ATGATCGAACAATCCTGGAACCCCACGCAACCTGATCCGTCACCGGCAGAAGCCGCGCCGCCGTGGTCGGGCTGGGGGCTGCGGCTGGCCCGGACAGCCTGGCCCATCCTGGCCCTCACCGTGGCCGGCCTCTGGCTCTGGTCGGTGCGCCTCTGGGCCGCAGGCCAGACCACCGTCAGCAGCAACTTCCTGGACGTGCCCTACGGCGTGGTGATGCCCCTGGGCTACTTTGCGGTGGCCGTGCTGCTGGTGGTGCGCAAACCGGACGACCCCATGGCCATCCTCACCTCGCTGACGCTGGTCTTCCTGGGGCCGTATCTGCTCACCGGCGTGAACGTCACCGTCAGCCAGCAGCCCGGCTGGGAAGTGCTCGCCCGGCTGCTGCTGATTGTGGGCGGCATCCTCTTCTTCCTCTTTTTGTTCACCTTTCCCGACGGGCGTTTCCTCAACCGCTGGATGCAACGCCTGACCCTGTTCCTGGCAGGCGTCTATGCCCTGGGGATGCTGCTATCCGCAGAAGCCTACGGCAGCTTCTCCGCGGCCTTTATCCCCGCGGCGATGCTCCTGGGGCTGGGGGTGCAGGTCTACCGCTATCTGCGCCGCTCCTCGCCGGCCCAGCGGCAGCAGACCAAGTGGGTGGTGTTGGGCGCGGTGGGGCCGGTGCTGCTGGTGGTGAATTGGGTGCTGCTGATCGAGCCGGGCGTCTACGCGCTGCCTGCCGAGCCCCTGCCCTTCTACCTCCACCAAAGTGTGCTGGCGGCGTTGGGGCTGCTGCTGCCCGCGACGCTGGCCATCTCCATCCTGCGCTACCGGCTGTGGGACATCGACCTGCTCCTCGGCCGCACCCTGGTCTACGGGGCATTGACGGCCGCGGTCGTTGCCATCTATGGGCTGGTGGTGGGGGGCGTCGGCGCCCTGGTCCAGACCCAGGACAACCGGCTGCTGGCCCTGATCGCCACGGGCGTGGCCGCGGTGCTCTTCCAGCCCCTGCGGGAGCGCCTGCAGCGCGGGGTGAACCGCCTGCTCTACGGACAGCGGGATGAGCCCCTGGCGGTGCTGGCCCGGCTGGGCCAACGCCTGGAGGATGCGCTGGCCCCGGAGCAGGCGCTGCCGGCGCTGGTGGAGACCATCGCCCAGGCGCTCAAGCTGCCCTACGTGGCCCTGGCCACCGGCCAGGACGAGGCGCAAGGGATGGCCGCCGCCTACGGCCGGCCCACGCCCCACGCCCGTTCCTTTCCCCTGGTCCACCAGGGTGCAACCGTCGGCTTTCTGTGGGCTGCCCCGCGCGCGGCGGGGGAGAGCTTTACCCCTACCGAGGAAGCGCTGCTGCGCAACGCAGCCCGGCAGGCGAGCGCGGCCGTCCACGCCCTGCAGCTCACCGCCGACCTGCAGCAGGCCCGCCAGCAGGTGATCGCCGGCCGCGAGGAGGAGCGCCGCCGCCTGCGCCGGGACCTGCACGACGGGCTGGGTCCCTCCCTGGCCGCGCAACTGCTCAAGATCGGCTCGGCCCGGGCCCTGCTGGCCGACCGGCCGGAGGTCGCCGCGCAGCTCCTGGCCCAGATGGAGGCCGACACCGAAGGCGCCCTGGTCGAGGTGCGCCGCATCGTCTATGCTTTGCGGCCGCCGGCCCTGGACCAGTGGGGGCTGGCCGGCGCGCTGCGGGTCTTTGCCGAAAGCTACGCCGGCGAAGCCCTGGCGGTGCAGGTGGAGACGCCGTCCAGCCTGCCGCCCCTGCCGGCTGCCGTGGAGGTGGCCGCCTATCACATCGGCCGGGAGGCCTTGACCAACGTGGTGCGCCATGCCCAGGCCCAGCGCTGCACCCTGCGGCTGTGGGTCGAGGACGACCGCCTGCACCTGACGGTGCAGGACGACGGCCGGGGCATGGCGGGCGCGGCCCGGAGCGGCGTTGGCCTGGCCTCCATGCGGGAGCGGGCCGAGGAGCTGGGCGGGACGCTGATTGTGCAGGGGGCGCCGGGCCGGGGAATCCTGGTGACGGCCGTGCTGCCGCTGAACAGCGGCAAGGAGCGATAA